TAATACgtatttattaaaaaaaaaaacataatttgAATCAGGTATGAAGACCCATTTATCATTCAATCGaacattttttatgaaaatttgCTTGCGTTATGAACATGAATACTGTCCGATCTCAATTCAACAATGAGCTTTCCGAAAATATATGATTAAATCGACGTCATTGTTAAGTCTAGAGCCATTGAACTCAGTCGAATATATTttagaaaattgccaaaaatctGCTACTAGGGATTCAAGTCAATACTCTTGAGCAGGTTGATAAATGATTATGATTTTTGTAAAGTTACTTAAATATTTAAAACTTTGACATTGTTTCGTGTGTGTTGGCATTCACTAGATACGAGTAAATGCAATAATCCCTAAACCATTGAGATGATTGTAATTTCACTGACAAATGTGCCACATCTTTGCGGCCTGGCATCTTCCTAAGCCTTTTAGACGGCAcacaaatttgattctttaTTTGACTCTTTATTTTTGTTACCTTTGTGGGAAGCACAGTATTTGAAATCAGAAAATCATGacaatgacttttttttgtttttgttttatggaTTCTTCTCAGATAAATCTAATGAGACAACTAGGTGATAAATACACTATAGAACCGGCCAAAAGTTGAGGAAAATTATAAATGATTTCCTATGTCTGACTTGAAGAAATGTGATTGCACCTTCtatttacaattttgtcaGCAACTTTTGATGTTTGTCTACAACGGATTAAGCCATTTTCAGGGAGGGGGGGAGAAATTTACAATTTATGATACCTTAGATGATTTTAGCCCAATTATTGGatgcatgaaatgaaatccaacGCATTTCAACAACATATTCAAGCGTTATCCCGAACCTTTTTTGGGCTTGTTCTTCGAATCGTATCTGGTCACTCCGTGCATTTTCATCTGTATTGGTGGTGTGATCCTTCCTTTCTTGGCCAGCAACATCTCTGTTTGGCGCTCTTTCAATTCCTCATTCATCTCCAGGAAGTACAGGGGAAGTGAGTGCAAATGTCCCTAGGACACCCATCCCTAGAGCTTCGAATGTCTTCCAATTAGAAACTCTTTGCATTCAGTTCTTTGGATGTAAATCTGTACTGCCGAATACGCATGACTTCAACTCGAACGGGGAGCAAAGTACAAAAATCCTGGAAGATTGACATCAGCCGACCCCTGCCACTACATACAACTTCTTCTAACACTACTCGTACTTCCCGGAGTTATAGTAGTTACAGTAGTACTTCTAGTGTCGACACGTGCACATGATTGTCTGAGAAGGCCTACCCGATACATTGCCTCCAAGGAACAGATCCTATAACATGTCGGCCTTCTTGGTTGAGGCCTTGGCCTCTAAGACTGGGACACCAGAGTCTGGACTGCGCCTCATCTTGGGACAACTGGCAGGTGAAAAAGACTCGCTAGATTTCTAAACCATGTTAGCTTactctttttgaattgaaccgAAACGATTTGAattcgagaatccaggttggACAAGTCAGTgaaatcttctttctcgggttcctttattgttcaatatGCTGTCCTCTAATATCCTTAAAGAGTGTGTACAagttgatccggtagcatctttaaagtcagacttggacaagtttttgatcaaagtaTCTGATCTACCCCAAGTTTCAAGGCCTTCAGCCAGATCAGCCTGATTCGTTGGTGCATCAAATATTCCAGGACTTTAGAGTTAAATAagaaatatgatcaatcaTTGATATGATATATTAAAATATGAATCTCTTTTTTCAGGCTATCCAATTTTCTTGATCCATCGCAATTACTTCAAAAAGAGCTCGGAATGGACGCAACATCTGTTTTTCTTGACCACCGGCATGTTCATGAGCTGGTGGGCCATTGGAGGTAAAATCggcattattattattattggtcCTGATATCCAACATATTCCAACCACATTGTTTCAGAGGAAGCTTTGATGCACAGTTGCATTTGCGTGATCGCCACCTACTTGATATTGCGCTCTTTGGGAGGCAACTTCACGGCTGCCATGATCTGTTTCATTCTCAATTTGTCCTACCTCTTCATTGGTGAGTTTTGTGGTCTGTAAGGATTGCCATATATGTACGGGTTTACCAGACTCAATGATCTTCCAGGCTACATTTGTAACGCATCACGAGATTATGACATCACGTGGACCATGCCCCAATGCGTGATTTGCTTGAGGTTGATAGGTCTGGCCATGGATGTTTATGATGGCACGAAGAAAGAGGTAAGTAGTAAAGTACTCTGTAAGTGTGTTCAATATATGATGTGCTCATTGTTCACCTAATCTTTTGTAGGAAGAGCTCAGTCGCGATCAAAAAGCTGGTCGTTTGACCGAGGTTCCCTCGCTGGTCGAATGTTTGAGCCACAGTTTTTTTATTGGTGGATATTTCGTGGGTCCCCAGTTTTCAATGAGGAAGTTCAAGAACTACATCGAAGTGAACCGGACCCAAGATTTACCCTCACCCGTGGCCTTCGGTTTCAAGCGATTGGCTATTGGTTGGGTGTACATGATAGGCCATCTCATTGGTTCTACTTTTGTAAGTGGCCTTGCTCAAACTCACTCGGTTTAGTTGATATGGCATATTTGTGGGTTTCAGGTGCCAGAAGCATGGGTTCAGACAgaaaattttggccaaatgaatTTCTTGGCGCGAACTTTCTGGTTTTCATTGTGGGCCAAGATCATCTTGAGCAAATACATCGCGGCATGGCTTTTTGCCGAAGGATCTTGCATCATTTCAGGTATGTCATAGGTGCTTTCAGGTCAAATGTAGCAGAGCATTTATGAGAATGGGATGAACTTTAGGTATTGCATATAATGGAGTCGATGAAGCCACCGGTGAAGTCAAGTGGAATGGAATGGCCAACGTCAAACTTCGTGTCTACGAAGGAGCCCATAAATTCcagcatgtaagttttttttcaattcaattcaattaatTTTAGTTTCTCCAATATTAGCTCCCCAATATCTTTTCTGCAAGTTTAACCAAACTTGATGTCGATGAACTGAATTACTTCATGACTCAAGGAGGGAAAGCCTAATAAATCTGCACATTTGTGTTTCAGCTCATTGATTCATTCAACATCAACACGAACGGATGGGCGGCAAGTTATATCTATAAGCGCCTCCGATTCTTGAACAACAAGCTTTATAGTCAATTGGGAACATTGCTCTTCTTAGCTGTTTGGCACGGTTACCATTCAGGTTATTTTCTCACCTTTGCCAACGAACTTCTGGTCATGCAGGTTGAGAAAGAGGTAAACGGAATAAAATACCACAGATATGTCTCATTTCTTCACGTTGTGTGTAACAATGACCTTTCCAGTTTGTGGCCGTGTGGACCAAGAGCCCAAAGGCTCAAGCTCTCCACGAACACCCTTTGGGCAACATATTTTGCAAAGTGGTGGGCTATCTGTATGTGGTCACACTGCTCCCTCATTGTTTTCTCCCGTTTCCTCTTCtgaagtttgacaaatattggGGACCTTTGTGGGAAACACGTTTCATTATGTATATCATATTTGGCAGCTGGTTTCTGGTGCGACAACCTGTCAAATCCTTCCTTTTGCCGCCCAAGAAGCAGGATTGAATGCAATCCACCTTGAATTTGTTGTATTTTAGAGCCATGCACTCAATTAAGAAGCCTCTGAAACTTGGGAGCTAAAATTTATCCACCTTTCAATGTTGCAATGTTTACTCATCGAATGTCTGGACTGAGAGACCTCTTGGGATATCTTAAGTAACTTTGGTCATTGGATTGAGCGAGATCTAGGGTTTTTCATGGGATTCTTGAAACctctttttgcctttgtttttAGTGGCCGCAAAAACCATTAATAATGTTGAGTCCACATGTAAAGGTTGTTTACTCCTTGATCTACCACGGGTGTGTGGGAGTGAATGATGATCAATGGCCCTCCCCTCCCCCTATGTATGTTTTTGCTTCCACTTTTAAGACAGTGTGGATGCCCTTTGCTCACCCTTTTGACCCCCAATGATACTGAAGGAAAGGTAATTTTGTCTCACACCTAAGCCAATGTAAAGAGTCACTTCCTTCCTTTGGACATTCctatcaaatcaatcaatttacGTAATTCAAAGCATTCAATGATCATTTGGTGGTAGCTGAtagtatttttgttttgaggcCTCCAAACGTAAAGATCAATCCCATGCTCCCTTCTAAACAATTCTTGTGAGAGGTGATTCATGATTGTGCCCCTTTATTTTGAACATAAAGTCAATTGAGTGAAATAAATAAGTTTGTGCCATTATTCCCAGGACACGAAAGTTGAAAGCATAATCCATTGCTTAACGTTAATCTGACTTAGGGAAGGTATGCCTTAGAAAGATGTTGATTTTTTGCACAAGAGGGAAagtaaatgtaattgaaatgtAACTAGACGTAAAtgaattacaattgaaaatCACTTGTAATTGTATTTGAGCAAGTGTGGAAATACAGttattgtaattaattacctCTAAACTCCTTTTGGGACAAACTAACTAAATTTCAAGGGTCCTATGAAAGGTATTGGTCACGGAGTGCAAGAATAATATCGAGTCCACACGGCTTTCCAGCCAATATACGAGAAGTCTTGGATATAGGCCaaagattgaaatttcatgCAATCTTAAGTTATTACTTCATAAACTTGACAACCTCCACTGAGTTTCCTGAGGCAGTTTTGGGCCAACATTTGACCAAGTTTATGTATGTGGCAAtagattttgatcaatttaaGTGCTAGATTTGAACAGAGTCAATGATATAGGAAATGCATagggttttttttcgtccAAGGTCCATATTTGAAGAAGTCTCTTGGGTGGTTAAATTTGTGGCTTTTATCCAAATTACCTTATTTAGGGTCAATACATATTTACATCATCTATAACTTTGGCAATAAGGTGAATCCCATCTAATTCAATGATTATTTTTAAGTAGATGTTAGCCCGTTGCTCTGTTAACACTATCCATCAGATTTATAATGATTATACCTAATGAAATTACGATTCTAGCAGAGGGAACAATCTGAGAAAATGTAGAAACAAGAAAGCTGTGAAAATTCACTTAAAAGGTGTAATATGCAAAAGAGATGTTACAAAGGCAAAAGGGTCGTTTCCGGAGCCCCTTTGCTGCAGTTTTCTAATACTTTTGGTGCCATTGATAGCCACGCTGTCTCACAACTCGAGTCGCTGTTGCTGACTGAATGGATCCAGCTGGCCAGAAAAGTTGCTCTTCAGTGATGCCAAATGAGTAGCTTGAAGGGTTGACCAGGCAGGAAAGGCCTTTGCAACTCTTGCACACTCCCATCGATACAGGGTCAACCTCTGAGCATAACAGCCTGAGTAGAGAATACAAACAACATATCTGAATCAATCATTTACCATCCAATACAAAAGTATCCAAAAAGTGAAGGAACATCTGAGCTAAAAATTGAGTCTTTTAAACGAGTAAATGATACTCAAAATGCCATGCTAAAATGTATCCTTAGTTAGTTTGTTATAGTTTTTGGTGGccaaaaaagtagcaaaaacgTAGAGCAGAGTTGGGAATAAGCAAAAAATAAGAGTTTGTATGGTGATTCATGGTTGTTGCTGCATCTAGCGGCTAATGAATGAGAGGCCTCTTGTTTTAAAGATCGAAAAAAATTCAGCTTTGTGCAAAAATTTGCCCGAAAAGATATTcgtgtttcaattttttcctctATCACTTGGACTTTAAatatttccaagaaaaaaacatttaacatgaattgaaaatgcatttttgtgcCACTCTTAAAAACAGAAATGAGGGCCTCTGTGCTTTAAATTTGGTTAGTTTGTctccaaaaaatgtcaagaatcGGTCCAAAATTAAGCCATAACAATGTGCAGCAAGTTTTTCCTATCACTAAAATGCGTAATTTAGCTTGCAACGGTATAATCGTAATAAAATCGTCACTTTATCCATCttacaaaatttcaatttcattggtGCTTTTAATTGTGAGCCATCTGGAGTCATTGGTCACCCACCACCTGCCAAATCTGACGCCCATCTAAAACCATCCCTCCACAAGCCATACACAACCGGAATTCGGATTGGAATTCTAGGGTCGAGAATTGACATTAATGACATATCTGGTCAGAAATCGTTGGCTAATCCGACTCATTCCCTCCTCGGCCACCCGGCTCCAGCCGGCCAGAATGAACAGAATGAACAGAAAAGCATTCTTGGCCCCATTTCCTAGCCATGTACTCCTCCTCTCCCTTCCTTCCGTCGCCCGGCCACCCGGCCCGACTCCTTGCCCATCTGATCGATCTGATCCGATGAGCAGCATAGTTGTCAGATGGCAACTTTAAGTGCCACTTTGggtcaaaatggcaactaTTTTCAGTCGATGGGCACTTGAATTTTAAGTGGCAGCTATTCACCTAGTTAGCCctaaatttgtcaaaatacagagtcaaaaatgaaaagcgaACAGCAGGGCTTGGGCCTTACTTGTACACTTTAATTTTTGAATAGCACCCACGTtactgaaaaaaagtaaaacgtTACCAATACATTTTAGAAAAGGAAaggcattttttgaaaaggtaACGCGCTACCGTTGCTGTCACTTTTACAAAATAATAATGGCCTAAAACCGTAAGAAGACTTTTTTGCGATTTTATAACGTGTAGTATATATTAATTGAGACAATTGACTCCCATGACTCTCTATTTGATAACAATAGATTAGTGGCAAGCAAGTTATGGCCTTTGAGAcggaatttcaaaaacaaaaatcgtGGAGGAAATCTTTATACATTATATAATGGGAGCGTTAAAATTCGTTCTGTAGTCGTTACGTTTTCGGAAAAGTAATGCATAATCAGTAGCGCTACTCAAAACGTAACGCAATACCGGTGGTATTATTAAAAAAGTAATGCATTACTGTTAGCGCTAATCAAAAGTAACTCGTTACTGGTCGTATTACTCAAAACGTAACACGTCATTGGTaacattactcaaaaagtaacagCTTTACTCAAGCCCTACTAATGTTGACATGAAACATTTGTACAAAAGTAAAGGTATAGGTAACCAAACggtttttagccctcccaTTACTGTTActttattttgtcttttttgacCAGGGAAAAACTATGAAAAGGTTTCTtgccgattttttttggtttcatctCAAAAGCAcgtgtcatttttttgcacccTTAAGCCGCCTTTCTTCCTCGAAAAGCAACGGTATTGGTAATGGTAACTCATGATCTTTTCCAATAAATGATggcaataagggcccttatttgcaacgtcacacggcccaaagaaaacgggaagaggcacagtagatagctaaataaactgctcttgtcTTGctttgaacgcaatttcttttcctgacATTATATGACCCGAAgcactaattataaataagaacttgaaagaattagtcaaaagcaacaaaacgcattatatttcaataaaaatgaattggcccaatcggcccttta
This genomic interval from Tigriopus californicus strain San Diego chromosome 6, Tcal_SD_v2.1, whole genome shotgun sequence contains the following:
- the LOC131882142 gene encoding lysophospholipid acyltransferase 5-like, yielding MSAFLVEALASKTGTPESGLRLILGQLAGYPIFLIHRNYFKKSSEWTQHLFFLTTGMFMSWWAIGEEALMHSCICVIATYLILRSLGGNFTAAMICFILNLSYLFIGYICNASRDYDITWTMPQCVICLRLIGLAMDVYDGTKKEEELSRDQKAGRLTEVPSLVECLSHSFFIGGYFVGPQFSMRKFKNYIEVNRTQDLPSPVAFGFKRLAIGWVYMIGHLIGSTFVPEAWVQTENFGQMNFLARTFWFSLWAKIILSKYIAAWLFAEGSCIISGIAYNGVDEATGEVKWNGMANVKLRVYEGAHKFQHLIDSFNINTNGWAASYIYKRLRFLNNKLYSQLGTLLFLAVWHGYHSGYFLTFANELLVMQVEKEFVAVWTKSPKAQALHEHPLGNIFCKVVGYLYVVTLLPHCFLPFPLLKFDKYWGPLWETRFIMYIIFGSWFLVRQPVKSFLLPPKKQD